A region from the Halobellus litoreus genome encodes:
- a CDS encoding basic amino acid ABC transporter substrate-binding protein: MDRRTYVKTGAGVLAGGLFAGCTGGGSGDQATETTSDGDSGSDATETATEAATTESVVPSNVVIGSDIPYRPFEYETTSGELTGFDVDIAAAIFEEQLGVSYEFKPTSFDSIIPSLNNNNFRIIMSAMTINDQRAEQVDFSDPYFTAYQTVIVRADSEISSKEDLRGNPVGVQKGTTGAGAAEELKSEFDGELDIKSYDQINGAFQALINGQVNAVINDNTVNAGFANDRDDVVFLEGEGVAAESDQEAPPYLTLTIENYGIAFRQDDDEFRERVNEALAAIREDGTYDEIYSEYFSG; this comes from the coding sequence ATGGACAGACGGACGTACGTGAAGACCGGTGCTGGCGTTCTGGCCGGCGGTCTGTTCGCCGGCTGTACCGGTGGCGGGTCCGGCGACCAGGCAACTGAAACGACGAGCGACGGCGACTCGGGATCCGACGCGACCGAGACGGCGACCGAAGCGGCGACGACCGAATCGGTCGTCCCCTCGAACGTCGTCATCGGATCGGACATCCCGTACCGCCCCTTCGAGTACGAGACCACCTCCGGGGAACTGACCGGGTTCGACGTCGACATCGCGGCGGCGATCTTCGAGGAGCAACTCGGCGTGTCCTACGAGTTCAAGCCGACGAGCTTCGACTCGATCATCCCCTCGCTCAACAACAACAACTTCCGGATCATCATGTCCGCGATGACGATCAACGACCAGCGGGCCGAGCAGGTCGACTTCTCCGATCCCTACTTCACGGCCTACCAGACGGTCATCGTTCGCGCCGACAGCGAGATCTCCTCGAAGGAAGACCTCCGCGGCAACCCCGTCGGCGTCCAGAAGGGGACGACCGGGGCCGGCGCGGCCGAGGAACTGAAATCGGAGTTCGACGGCGAACTCGACATCAAGAGCTACGACCAGATCAACGGCGCGTTCCAGGCGCTCATCAACGGCCAGGTCAACGCCGTCATCAACGACAACACCGTCAACGCCGGCTTCGCCAACGACCGCGACGACGTCGTCTTCCTCGAAGGCGAGGGCGTCGCCGCCGAGAGCGACCAGGAGGCGCCGCCGTACCTCACGCTCACGATCGAGAACTACGGCATCGCGTTCCGGCAGGACGACGACGAGTTCCGCGAGCGCGTCAACGAGGCGCTCGCTGCGATCAGAGAGGACGGCACGTACGACGAGATCTACTCGGAGTACTTCTCCGGATAA